Proteins co-encoded in one Candidatus Limnocylindrales bacterium genomic window:
- a CDS encoding VOC family protein, which yields MKLDLDHIVLAVRDMDAMLGFYLDVIGLAPHRVDEFRSGAALFPCARISESALIDLLPPALWDNGDAAARTYPNLNHFCLALEEADWEPLLGRLDAAGVAIEAGPMTLSGARGDGTSIYVRDPDGNRVELRYY from the coding sequence ATGAAGCTCGACCTCGACCACATCGTTCTCGCCGTTCGCGACATGGATGCGATGCTCGGCTTTTATCTCGACGTGATCGGGCTCGCGCCGCACCGCGTGGACGAGTTCCGCTCCGGTGCCGCGCTTTTTCCGTGCGCCCGCATCAGCGAAAGCGCGCTGATCGACCTGCTGCCTCCTGCGCTGTGGGACAACGGTGACGCTGCCGCCCGCACGTACCCGAACCTGAACCATTTCTGCCTTGCGCTCGAGGAGGCCGACTGGGAGCCGCTGCTCGGCCGGCTCGATGCGGCAGGAGTGGCAATCGAAGCCGGCCCGATGACGCTTTCGGGCGCGCGCGGAGACGGCACATCGATCTACGTTCGCGATCCCGACGGCAACCGCGTGGAGCTGCGTTACTACTGA